The Heterodontus francisci isolate sHetFra1 chromosome 13, sHetFra1.hap1, whole genome shotgun sequence genome includes a region encoding these proteins:
- the LOC137376285 gene encoding serine/arginine-rich splicing factor 7-like isoform X1, with amino-acid sequence MSRYNRCGGETKVYVGNLGTGAGKGELERAFSYYGPLRTVWIARNPPGFAFVEFEEPRDAEDAVRGLDGKVICGSRVRVELSTGMPRRSRFERPPARRPFDPNDRCYECGEKGHYAYDCHRYSRRRRSRSRTRSRSRSRGRRYTRSHSRSRGRRSRSFSPRRSRSFTPRRSRSFSPKRSRSRSRSRSRSRSLSRQRSRSLSPLRRSPVRRSKSGSPVRSRSKSRSLSPKRSRTPSENSRRSASPDRND; translated from the exons atgtcCCGATACAACCGGTGCGGTGGAG AAACCAAGGTCTATGTAGGTAACTTGGGAACAGGTGCCGGTAAAGGGGAACTAGAGCGTGCATTCAGCTACTACGGACCACTGAGGACTGTCTGGATAGCACGGAATCCCCCTGGTTTTGCTTTTGTGGAGTTTGAGGAGCCTCGAGATGCTGAAGATGCTGTTCGTGGTTTGGATGGCAA GGTAATTTGTGGCTCACGTGTTCGGGTGGAACTATCAACGGGAATGCCACGCCGCTCGCGCTTTGAGCGGCCACCAGCACGCCGGCCCTTTGACCCAAATGATCGATGCTATGAATGTGGAGAAAAGGGTCATTATGCTTATGACTGTCATCGCTATAGCCGACGTAGAAGGAGCAG GTCCAGGACTAGATCACGTTCACGCTCGCGGGGAAGGAGGTATACCCGTTCACACAGCCGTAGCCGTGGCAGAAG GTCCAGGTCTTTTTCTCCTCGGAGGTCCAGGTCTTTTACTCCAAGAAGGTCTCGGTCATTCTCTCCTAAAAGATCCAG GTCTAGATCGAGGTCACGGTCCAGATCCAGGTCTCTGTCAAGGCAGAGAAGCAG GTCTCTATCTCCTTTAAGAAGATCTCCTGTAAGAAGATCCAAGTCTGGATCTCCTGTTCGAAG TCGCTCGAAGTCTAGATCACTTTCACCAAAGCGAAG TCGTACACCATCTGAAAATTCTCGTAGAAGTGCAAGTCCTGACAGAAACGACTAA
- the LOC137376285 gene encoding serine/arginine-rich splicing factor 7-like isoform X2 → MCISTETKVYVGNLGTGAGKGELERAFSYYGPLRTVWIARNPPGFAFVEFEEPRDAEDAVRGLDGKVICGSRVRVELSTGMPRRSRFERPPARRPFDPNDRCYECGEKGHYAYDCHRYSRRRRSRSRTRSRSRSRGRRYTRSHSRSRGRRSRSFSPRRSRSFTPRRSRSFSPKRSRSRSRSRSRSRSLSRQRSRSLSPLRRSPVRRSKSGSPVRSRSKSRSLSPKRSRTPSENSRRSASPDRND, encoded by the exons ATGTGCATCTCAACAGAAACCAAGGTCTATGTAGGTAACTTGGGAACAGGTGCCGGTAAAGGGGAACTAGAGCGTGCATTCAGCTACTACGGACCACTGAGGACTGTCTGGATAGCACGGAATCCCCCTGGTTTTGCTTTTGTGGAGTTTGAGGAGCCTCGAGATGCTGAAGATGCTGTTCGTGGTTTGGATGGCAA GGTAATTTGTGGCTCACGTGTTCGGGTGGAACTATCAACGGGAATGCCACGCCGCTCGCGCTTTGAGCGGCCACCAGCACGCCGGCCCTTTGACCCAAATGATCGATGCTATGAATGTGGAGAAAAGGGTCATTATGCTTATGACTGTCATCGCTATAGCCGACGTAGAAGGAGCAG GTCCAGGACTAGATCACGTTCACGCTCGCGGGGAAGGAGGTATACCCGTTCACACAGCCGTAGCCGTGGCAGAAG GTCCAGGTCTTTTTCTCCTCGGAGGTCCAGGTCTTTTACTCCAAGAAGGTCTCGGTCATTCTCTCCTAAAAGATCCAG GTCTAGATCGAGGTCACGGTCCAGATCCAGGTCTCTGTCAAGGCAGAGAAGCAG GTCTCTATCTCCTTTAAGAAGATCTCCTGTAAGAAGATCCAAGTCTGGATCTCCTGTTCGAAG TCGCTCGAAGTCTAGATCACTTTCACCAAAGCGAAG TCGTACACCATCTGAAAATTCTCGTAGAAGTGCAAGTCCTGACAGAAACGACTAA
- the LOC137376285 gene encoding serine/arginine-rich splicing factor 7-like isoform X3, whose translation MRKRRRRGGIRFQLMENGRREEVICGSRVRVELSTGMPRRSRFERPPARRPFDPNDRCYECGEKGHYAYDCHRYSRRRRSRSRTRSRSRSRGRRYTRSHSRSRGRRSRSFSPRRSRSFTPRRSRSFSPKRSRSRSRSRSRSRSLSRQRSRSLSPLRRSPVRRSKSGSPVRSRSKSRSLSPKRSRTPSENSRRSASPDRND comes from the exons atgcgcaaacggcgGAGGCGGGGCGGGATTCGCTTTCAGTTAATGGAGAACGGGCGGAGGGaaga GGTAATTTGTGGCTCACGTGTTCGGGTGGAACTATCAACGGGAATGCCACGCCGCTCGCGCTTTGAGCGGCCACCAGCACGCCGGCCCTTTGACCCAAATGATCGATGCTATGAATGTGGAGAAAAGGGTCATTATGCTTATGACTGTCATCGCTATAGCCGACGTAGAAGGAGCAG GTCCAGGACTAGATCACGTTCACGCTCGCGGGGAAGGAGGTATACCCGTTCACACAGCCGTAGCCGTGGCAGAAG GTCCAGGTCTTTTTCTCCTCGGAGGTCCAGGTCTTTTACTCCAAGAAGGTCTCGGTCATTCTCTCCTAAAAGATCCAG GTCTAGATCGAGGTCACGGTCCAGATCCAGGTCTCTGTCAAGGCAGAGAAGCAG GTCTCTATCTCCTTTAAGAAGATCTCCTGTAAGAAGATCCAAGTCTGGATCTCCTGTTCGAAG TCGCTCGAAGTCTAGATCACTTTCACCAAAGCGAAG TCGTACACCATCTGAAAATTCTCGTAGAAGTGCAAGTCCTGACAGAAACGACTAA